In Vicingus serpentipes, the following are encoded in one genomic region:
- the serS gene encoding serine--tRNA ligase has product MLQTSYIRDNKALIIERLKKRNFEAETIISQIIELDDNRKKTQHELDALLAESNQLAKQIGDLFKSGKAAEANELKTKTTELKEQSNKLKEDQNLINDELLQLLYQVPNVPNDIVPAGKSDADNEIVFNEGEVPVLHDKAVPHWELAKQYDLIDFELGVKITGAGFPVYKGKGARLQRALISFFIDQAVENGYEEIIPPLMINEASGYGTGQLPDKEGQMYYMQADDLYMIPTAEVPITNLYRDVMLKESDLPIKNVGYTPCFRREAGSYGKDVRGLNRLHQFDKVEIVQIQHPDKSYETLDVMVNHVKNLLNKLELPYRVAKLCGGDLGFTSALTFDMEVYSAAQEKWLEVSSISNFETFQANRLKCRFKDAEGKTQLVHTLNGSALALPRILASLLENNQTPEGIKIPKALIPYTGFDMIN; this is encoded by the coding sequence ATGTTACAAACCAGTTATATTAGAGATAATAAAGCGCTTATTATTGAGCGACTTAAAAAGAGAAATTTTGAAGCGGAAACAATAATTTCACAGATTATTGAATTAGATGATAATAGAAAAAAAACACAACATGAGCTTGATGCATTATTAGCTGAAAGTAATCAATTAGCTAAACAAATTGGTGATTTATTTAAGTCGGGTAAAGCAGCTGAAGCAAATGAATTGAAAACAAAAACTACCGAATTAAAGGAGCAATCAAATAAGTTAAAAGAAGATCAAAATTTAATTAACGACGAGTTATTGCAATTACTTTATCAAGTGCCTAATGTGCCTAATGATATTGTGCCAGCTGGCAAGTCTGATGCTGATAATGAAATTGTATTTAATGAAGGAGAAGTTCCTGTTTTGCATGATAAAGCTGTTCCTCATTGGGAATTAGCTAAGCAATATGATTTAATTGATTTTGAATTAGGTGTGAAAATTACTGGTGCTGGTTTCCCAGTTTATAAAGGTAAAGGAGCAAGATTACAACGAGCTTTAATCAGCTTTTTTATTGATCAAGCTGTTGAGAATGGATACGAAGAAATTATACCTCCATTAATGATAAATGAAGCATCTGGGTATGGTACAGGACAGCTACCAGATAAAGAAGGGCAAATGTATTATATGCAAGCAGATGATTTGTATATGATACCAACCGCTGAAGTTCCAATTACAAACTTGTACAGAGATGTAATGTTGAAGGAAAGTGATTTGCCAATTAAAAATGTAGGTTATACTCCTTGTTTTAGAAGAGAGGCTGGTTCTTATGGAAAAGATGTGAGAGGGTTAAATCGTCTACATCAGTTTGATAAAGTAGAGATTGTTCAAATTCAACATCCAGATAAATCTTATGAGACATTAGATGTAATGGTAAATCATGTAAAGAACTTATTAAACAAATTAGAATTGCCTTATAGAGTTGCTAAACTTTGTGGAGGTGATTTAGGGTTTACATCTGCATTAACTTTTGATATGGAAGTTTATTCTGCAGCTCAAGAAAAATGGTTGGAAGTGAGTTCAATTTCAAATTTTGAAACCTTTCAGGCAAACCGATTAAAATGTAGATTTAAAGATGCAGAGGGTAAGACGCAATTAGTACATACATTAAATGGAAGTGCTTTAGCATTGCCTCGTATTTTAGCTTCTTTGTTAGAAAACAACCAAACACCAGAAGGAATTAAAATACCAAAAGCTTTGATACCTTATACAGGTTTTGATATGATTAACTAA
- a CDS encoding HD domain-containing protein: MENKKHQIELTTQYVKSFHQNEATGHDWFHINRVNNLAKKISNKEGGDLFKVELIALLHDVADHKLNDGDEKIGLKNVEDFLLSINIEGNLIIDILSDIENISFKGAGVEQKELSLEGMIVQDADRIDAIGAIGIARTFAYGGNKNRMIYDPESNPEMHTDFVKYKSSKAPTINHFYEKLLLLKDRLNTSSAKEIAEKRHQFMEMFLCQFYKEWNCD; the protein is encoded by the coding sequence ATGGAAAATAAAAAGCATCAGATAGAACTAACTACTCAATATGTTAAATCTTTTCATCAAAATGAAGCAACAGGACATGATTGGTTTCATATTAATCGGGTTAATAATTTAGCTAAAAAAATAAGTAATAAAGAAGGGGGCGATCTTTTTAAAGTTGAATTGATTGCATTGTTACATGATGTTGCAGATCATAAATTGAACGATGGAGACGAGAAAATTGGATTAAAAAATGTAGAAGATTTTTTATTGTCAATAAATATTGAAGGAAATTTAATAATAGATATCCTTTCTGATATCGAAAATATATCTTTTAAAGGGGCAGGAGTAGAACAAAAAGAATTGTCTCTAGAAGGAATGATTGTGCAAGATGCTGATAGAATAGATGCGATTGGAGCAATAGGTATTGCACGTACATTTGCCTATGGAGGTAATAAAAATAGAATGATTTATGATCCAGAGTCTAACCCAGAAATGCATACTGATTTTGTTAAGTATAAAAGCAGTAAAGCACCGACTATAAATCATTTTTATGAAAAATTATTATTACTAAAAGATAGGTTAAATACTTCTTCAGCTAAAGAAATTGCTGAGAAACGTCATCAATTTATGGAGATGTTTTTGTGTCAGTTTTACAAGGAATGGAATTGTGACTAA
- a CDS encoding NAD(P)H-hydrate dehydratase, with amino-acid sequence MKILTAQQTREADAYTIANEPIESIDLMERAATKCFDWIIKNYSSETEFSIFCGVGNNGGDGLVIARLLKQANYKVTVFVVEFSDNYSSDFKTNLGRLEKVEVNYLNQDNSRIVLRPNIVVIDAIFGSGLTRPIDGFIAEIVHQINKNEIIAIDLPSGLFAEDNRENNFDNIVKAKITLTFQQPKLAMLFPQNYFFVGEWIVLPIGLHQGFIFGLNVTNHIVSTSDAKSMLKPRAKFSHKGIFGHALLVGGSKGKMGAAILSAKACLRAGVGLLTVHLPAQGLEIMQTALPEAMCSVSGENDFIADVPDLSMYSAIGVGPGLGLEKQTQNTLKLLIQNSNYPLVIDADALNILAENKTWLAFLPSESILTPHPKEFERLVGKWDCDEERLELQKQFAIKQQVIVVLKGANTSIALPNGYVYFNATGNSGMATAGSGDVLTGIITSFLAQGYSPKESAILGVYLHGLAGDVAKENLTEYAMIASDIIDAIPKAYGWIN; translated from the coding sequence ATGAAAATTTTAACTGCACAACAAACTAGAGAAGCCGATGCTTATACAATAGCAAATGAACCAATTGAATCAATTGATTTAATGGAAAGGGCGGCAACAAAATGCTTTGATTGGATTATTAAAAACTACAGTTCAGAAACTGAATTTTCTATTTTTTGTGGAGTAGGTAATAATGGTGGTGATGGATTAGTAATTGCACGATTATTAAAACAAGCTAATTATAAAGTAACTGTTTTTGTTGTTGAGTTTTCTGATAACTATTCTTCCGATTTTAAAACCAATTTAGGGCGATTGGAAAAAGTTGAGGTTAACTATTTAAATCAGGATAACTCTAGAATTGTTTTACGACCAAATATAGTTGTAATTGATGCTATTTTTGGCTCAGGATTAACCCGACCAATTGATGGTTTTATTGCAGAAATAGTTCATCAAATCAATAAAAATGAAATAATAGCAATTGATTTGCCTTCAGGGTTATTTGCTGAAGATAATCGTGAAAACAATTTTGATAACATTGTTAAAGCAAAAATTACTTTAACTTTTCAGCAACCTAAATTAGCGATGCTTTTTCCTCAAAATTATTTTTTTGTTGGAGAATGGATTGTTTTGCCAATAGGTTTGCATCAAGGTTTTATTTTTGGCTTAAATGTTACTAATCATATTGTTTCAACTTCTGATGCAAAATCTATGCTTAAGCCAAGAGCCAAATTTTCACACAAAGGTATTTTTGGTCATGCTTTATTGGTTGGAGGTAGTAAAGGGAAAATGGGCGCAGCTATTCTTTCTGCAAAAGCATGTTTAAGAGCTGGAGTGGGTTTACTTACAGTACATTTGCCAGCTCAAGGATTAGAAATAATGCAAACTGCTCTTCCAGAAGCAATGTGTAGTGTTAGTGGTGAAAATGATTTTATAGCCGATGTGCCTGACTTGTCAATGTATAGTGCAATTGGTGTTGGACCAGGGTTAGGACTGGAGAAACAAACTCAAAATACGCTTAAGTTATTAATTCAAAACTCAAATTACCCTTTGGTAATTGATGCCGATGCATTAAATATTTTAGCTGAAAATAAAACTTGGTTGGCATTTTTACCATCAGAAAGTATTTTAACACCGCATCCAAAAGAATTTGAGCGCTTAGTTGGTAAGTGGGATTGTGATGAAGAAAGATTAGAGTTGCAGAAACAATTTGCAATTAAACAACAAGTTATTGTTGTATTAAAAGGAGCAAATACATCTATTGCTTTGCCTAATGGTTATGTTTATTTTAATGCTACAGGCAATTCAGGTATGGCTACAGCAGGAAGTGGTGATGTGCTTACCGGTATTATAACTAGCTTTCTTGCGCAAGGATATTCGCCTAAAGAATCAGCAATTTTAGGTGTTTATTTGCATGGTTTGGCTGGTGATGTTGCAAAAGAAAACCTAACAGAATATGCTATGATCGCTTCAGATATTATTGATGCTATTCCTAAAGCGTATGGTTGGATAAATTAA
- a CDS encoding DUF2752 domain-containing protein has translation MGLISWLENNLLDCPYKKYFNVDCMGCGMQRSFVALLKGNFADSFYYYPALLPMLFMFLYLILHIAFKFKNGAKWLMYIFIFNMATVVVSYVIKLFL, from the coding sequence ATGGGGCTAATTAGTTGGTTAGAAAATAACTTATTAGATTGTCCATACAAAAAGTATTTTAATGTGGATTGTATGGGGTGTGGGATGCAACGTTCATTTGTTGCTTTGCTAAAAGGAAATTTTGCAGATAGTTTTTATTATTATCCAGCATTGCTGCCAATGCTTTTTATGTTTCTTTATTTAATTCTTCATATCGCTTTTAAATTTAAAAACGGAGCCAAATGGCTAATGTATATTTTTATCTTTAACATGGCTACAGTTGTTGTTAGTTATGTAATTAAATTATTCTTATGA
- a CDS encoding DUF5606 family protein, whose translation MNLKSIISITGKPGLYSVVSQTKNGLIVESVGEGKRLPVYASDKVSALEDISIYTTTEDMPLAEVYNKVFEFTKGKEAVDHKAKPEELRTYLAGIVDFDQERVYNSDLKKLFQWFNLLVKAGLLKPDEKEEKKAEKKDDKKAPAKKAAAKKTTTAKKPATKTASAKAAPKKAGGVKKG comes from the coding sequence ATGAATTTAAAATCTATTATTTCAATTACAGGTAAACCAGGACTATATAGTGTGGTTTCTCAAACAAAAAATGGTTTAATTGTAGAATCGGTTGGTGAAGGTAAAAGATTGCCAGTATATGCTTCTGATAAAGTTAGTGCTTTAGAAGATATAAGTATTTACACTACAACTGAAGACATGCCTTTAGCAGAAGTTTACAATAAAGTGTTTGAATTTACAAAGGGTAAAGAAGCAGTTGATCATAAGGCAAAGCCAGAAGAGTTAAGAACTTATTTAGCTGGAATAGTTGATTTTGATCAAGAAAGAGTTTATAATTCTGATTTAAAAAAATTGTTTCAATGGTTTAACTTGCTAGTAAAGGCAGGATTGTTAAAACCAGATGAAAAAGAAGAGAAGAAAGCTGAAAAAAAGGATGACAAAAAAGCTCCAGCTAAAAAAGCAGCAGCTAAAAAAACAACTACAGCCAAGAAGCCTGCTACTAAAACAGCATCGGCAAAAGCTGCACCTAAAAAAGCAGGTGGAGTTAAAAAAGGATAA
- the rpmA gene encoding 50S ribosomal protein L27: protein MAHKKGAGSSKNGRESHSKRLGVKIFGGQAAIAGNIIVRQRGTKHNPGVNVGVGKDHTLYALVDGVVSFRKKKDNKSFVSVEPFTEA from the coding sequence ATGGCACATAAGAAAGGAGCAGGTAGTTCGAAAAATGGTAGAGAATCACATAGTAAACGTTTAGGCGTTAAAATATTTGGTGGTCAAGCTGCAATAGCAGGTAATATTATTGTTCGTCAAAGAGGTACTAAGCACAATCCTGGTGTAAATGTAGGAGTTGGTAAAGACCATACTTTATATGCATTAGTTGATGGAGTTGTATCTTTTAGAAAAAAGAAAGACAATAAATCCTTTGTTTCGGTAGAACCTTTTACTGAAGCTTAG
- a CDS encoding TonB-dependent receptor, giving the protein MNLNKLLIIIVGLFLTINVFAQGTVRGFVYDEKSGEPVIFTNVFLKGTTIGAATDVNGFYSISKIPAGSYTLMVTSLGYDTAQVSIKITGNELINQKLFIKEGMIQMETFNLSAEKAEDKTDVKMSVNKVTPKEIQSMPSIGGDPDLAQYIQVLPGVTFTGDQGGQLYIRGGSPIQNKVLLDGMIIYNPFHSIGLFSVFDTDLMRNADVYTGGFNAEYGGRVSSIMDITTRDGNKKRLSGKLSASTFGGKILLEGPLKKAKEVGGGSSSFVISAKHSYLEQSSKMYKSYFEGLDSENARGIDSTGLPYGFTDIYGKISLNGENGSKVNFFGFNFRDRVNFSDASKIQWDSYGGGSNFVLIPGSSKTLIEGVFAYSKYAVEMLEADGKPRTSEVGGFNAGMNFTSFSGDNEFKYGFEVLGMSTDYTFQNDVDLIIQQKQNTTEISGFLLFKWNIGKLVLEPSIRTQYYASLSEFSPEPRLGMKFNLTDWWRVKAAGGFYSQNLISANSDRDIVNLFYGFLSGPDNLQSEFTTKDGDVQEVTSKLQKARHAIAGFEFDLTKSITLNTEGYYKKFTQLTNTNRNKIYPDTDDFENISDELKKDFIIETGDAYGLDFSLKYSSTRLNIWTIYSLSKVTRWDGIQEYSPVFDRRHNVNVVVGYVFGKDFNWEFDARWNFGSGFPFTQTQAFYEGLDFSSISQDPTSANGNLEIAYAEINKGRLPYYHRLDLTLKRKFVLGKNTELELSGSVTNVYNRENIFYLDRVTDQKVYQLPILPSFGMTFTF; this is encoded by the coding sequence ATGAATTTGAATAAATTATTAATCATTATTGTTGGGTTATTTTTAACAATAAATGTATTTGCTCAAGGGACAGTAAGAGGTTTTGTTTATGATGAAAAATCGGGTGAACCTGTAATATTTACCAATGTATTTTTAAAAGGAACAACAATTGGTGCAGCTACTGATGTGAATGGATTTTATTCTATTAGTAAAATCCCAGCAGGAAGTTATACTCTTATGGTAACTTCATTAGGATATGATACAGCTCAAGTTTCGATTAAAATTACAGGTAATGAGTTAATTAATCAAAAGCTATTCATAAAAGAAGGAATGATTCAAATGGAAACATTTAATCTTTCTGCAGAAAAAGCTGAAGATAAAACAGATGTGAAAATGTCTGTAAATAAAGTTACCCCTAAAGAAATTCAGTCTATGCCTTCTATTGGTGGGGATCCTGATTTAGCACAATATATACAGGTATTGCCTGGCGTTACTTTTACTGGAGATCAAGGTGGTCAATTATATATTAGAGGAGGTTCTCCAATTCAAAATAAAGTTTTATTAGATGGAATGATTATTTATAATCCTTTTCACTCTATTGGTTTGTTCTCAGTTTTTGATACAGACTTAATGCGTAATGCGGATGTTTATACTGGAGGTTTTAATGCTGAATATGGAGGGAGAGTATCCTCAATTATGGATATAACAACTAGAGATGGTAATAAGAAAAGATTAAGTGGTAAATTGTCTGCAAGTACATTTGGTGGTAAAATATTATTAGAAGGGCCACTAAAAAAAGCAAAAGAAGTTGGTGGAGGTAGTAGTTCTTTTGTGATTTCAGCAAAACATTCTTACCTAGAGCAGTCATCAAAAATGTATAAATCATACTTTGAAGGGTTAGATTCTGAAAATGCAAGAGGAATTGATTCTACTGGTTTACCTTATGGATTTACTGATATTTATGGTAAAATATCTTTAAATGGAGAGAATGGAAGTAAAGTGAATTTTTTCGGATTTAATTTTAGAGATAGAGTTAATTTTTCTGACGCATCTAAAATACAATGGGATTCATATGGTGGTGGTTCAAACTTTGTATTGATACCTGGTTCTTCAAAAACCTTAATTGAAGGTGTATTTGCTTACTCGAAATATGCAGTTGAAATGCTTGAAGCTGATGGTAAGCCAAGAACAAGTGAAGTAGGTGGTTTTAATGCAGGTATGAACTTTACTAGTTTTTCTGGAGATAACGAGTTTAAATATGGTTTTGAGGTATTAGGAATGAGTACAGATTATACTTTTCAAAATGATGTAGATTTAATTATTCAGCAAAAACAAAACACTACAGAAATAAGTGGATTTTTATTGTTTAAATGGAATATTGGGAAATTAGTGTTAGAACCAAGCATCAGAACTCAATATTATGCTTCTTTATCGGAATTTTCTCCTGAACCTAGACTAGGAATGAAATTTAATCTTACCGATTGGTGGAGAGTTAAAGCAGCTGGAGGATTTTATTCTCAAAACTTAATAAGTGCAAATTCAGATCGTGATATTGTTAATTTATTTTATGGGTTTTTATCAGGGCCAGATAATTTGCAATCAGAATTTACAACTAAAGACGGCGATGTGCAAGAAGTTACTTCTAAACTTCAAAAAGCAAGACATGCTATAGCTGGTTTTGAGTTTGATTTAACAAAATCAATTACATTAAATACTGAAGGTTATTATAAGAAATTTACACAATTAACTAATACAAATAGAAATAAAATTTATCCTGATACTGATGATTTTGAAAATATTAGTGATGAATTGAAGAAAGATTTTATTATTGAAACAGGTGATGCGTATGGACTTGATTTTAGTCTGAAATATTCTTCAACTCGTTTAAATATATGGACAATTTATTCATTATCAAAAGTAACGCGTTGGGATGGTATTCAAGAATATTCTCCTGTATTTGACAGAAGACATAATGTTAATGTAGTAGTTGGTTATGTGTTTGGTAAAGATTTCAATTGGGAATTTGATGCGCGTTGGAACTTTGGCTCAGGTTTCCCTTTTACACAAACTCAGGCATTTTATGAAGGACTTGATTTTAGCTCTATTAGCCAAGATCCTACATCTGCTAATGGAAATTTAGAAATAGCTTATGCAGAAATTAACAAAGGAAGATTGCCATATTACCATAGGCTAGACTTAACTCTTAAAAGAAAGTTTGTTTTGGGTAAAAATACAGAGCTTGAATTATCAGGAAGTGTTACTAATGTTTACAATAGAGAAAATATATTTTACCTAGATAGGGTAACAGATCAAAAAGTATATCAATTACCAATTTTACCAAGTTTTGGTATGACCTTTACTTTTTAA